From a single Mycolicibacterium mengxianglii genomic region:
- a CDS encoding cupin domain-containing protein: MTADSAPLPADDLSRELTVVDADHPAGGWLALAGDTYAMLVTGAQTAGRYCLIDMRVPDGGGPPPHRHDFEEMFTVLEGSIEFTFRGQTRSVQAGSTVNIPANAPHHFRNTSGAPARMLCMCTPAGQDEYFSRVGDPVSGPTAAPPQLSPDELRTRQETAARLAPDYHTEMLV; this comes from the coding sequence ATGACTGCAGATTCCGCGCCCCTGCCCGCCGACGATCTGTCGCGGGAACTCACCGTCGTCGACGCTGACCACCCCGCCGGCGGTTGGCTGGCGCTGGCCGGTGACACCTACGCCATGCTCGTCACCGGGGCGCAGACGGCCGGCAGGTACTGCCTGATCGACATGCGTGTTCCCGACGGCGGCGGGCCGCCACCGCACCGCCACGATTTCGAAGAGATGTTCACCGTCCTCGAGGGGTCCATCGAGTTCACCTTCCGCGGGCAGACGCGGTCGGTGCAGGCGGGTTCGACGGTCAACATTCCCGCCAACGCACCGCACCACTTCCGCAACACCTCCGGGGCGCCGGCGCGGATGTTGTGTATGTGCACACCTGCGGGACAGGACGAGTACTTCTCCCGCGTCGGCGATCCGGTAAGCGGCCCCACCGCTGCGCCGCCGCAGCTGTCTCCCGATGAGCTGCGGACACGCCAGGAGACCGCAGCCCGGCTGGCCCCGGATTACCACACCGAGATGCTGGTCTGA
- a CDS encoding adenosine deaminase produces MTPLTLDTIQQAPKALLHDHLDGGLRPATVLEIASEIGYDELPATDVEGLATFFRTAAHSGSLVRYLEPFAHTVAVMQTPESLHRVAFECVQDLAADSVVYAEVRFAPELHIDQGLSLDAVVDAVLAGFADGEKAAGADGKSITVRCLVTAMRHAARSREIAELAIRFRDKGVVGFDIAGAEAGYPPTRHLDAFEYMRNNNGRFTIHAGEAFGLPSIHEAIAFCGADRLGHGVRIVDDIEERADGTARLGRVAGIVRDKRIPLELCPSSNVQTGAVASIAEHPFDKLARLRFRVTVNTDNRLMSDTTMSQEMLRLVEAFGYGWSDLERFTINAMKSAFIPFDQRLAIIDEVIKPRFAILVG; encoded by the coding sequence ATGACTCCACTGACATTGGACACCATTCAGCAAGCCCCCAAGGCGCTGCTCCACGATCACCTCGACGGCGGGTTGCGCCCGGCGACAGTCCTCGAGATCGCCTCCGAGATCGGGTATGACGAGCTGCCGGCCACCGACGTCGAGGGCTTGGCGACGTTTTTCAGAACGGCCGCACACAGCGGTTCGCTGGTGCGCTACCTGGAACCGTTCGCCCACACCGTCGCCGTCATGCAGACCCCCGAGTCACTGCACCGGGTGGCCTTCGAGTGTGTGCAGGACCTGGCGGCGGACTCCGTGGTGTACGCCGAGGTCCGGTTCGCGCCGGAACTGCACATCGACCAGGGGTTGAGCCTGGACGCGGTGGTCGACGCTGTGCTGGCCGGCTTCGCCGACGGTGAGAAGGCGGCCGGCGCTGACGGCAAGTCGATCACGGTGCGTTGCCTGGTGACCGCGATGCGCCACGCCGCCCGGTCCCGGGAGATCGCCGAGCTGGCCATCCGGTTCCGCGACAAAGGCGTCGTCGGCTTCGACATCGCCGGTGCTGAGGCCGGTTACCCTCCCACCCGTCATCTCGATGCTTTCGAATACATGCGGAACAACAACGGACGCTTCACCATTCACGCTGGCGAGGCCTTCGGGCTGCCGTCGATCCATGAGGCGATCGCCTTCTGCGGCGCCGACCGGCTCGGGCACGGGGTCCGCATCGTCGACGACATCGAAGAGCGCGCCGACGGTACCGCACGGCTGGGCCGCGTCGCGGGCATCGTGCGCGACAAGCGGATTCCGCTGGAGCTGTGCCCGAGTTCGAACGTGCAGACCGGCGCGGTGGCCAGCATCGCCGAGCATCCGTTCGACAAGCTGGCCCGGCTGCGCTTCCGGGTGACGGTCAACACCGACAACCGGCTGATGAGCGACACCACGATGAGCCAGGAGATGCTGCGGCTGGTCGAGGCGTTCGGGTACGGCTGGAGTGATCTCGAACGGTTCACCATCAATGCGATGAAGTCGGCGTTCATCCCGTTCGATCAGCGGCTGGCGATCATCGACGAGGTCATCAAACCGCGTTTCGCCATCCTGGTCGGCTGA
- a CDS encoding cytidine deaminase, whose amino-acid sequence MTAEIDWKMLQDNAIAVSKRAYAPYSGFPVGAAALVDDGRVVTGCNVENVSYGLGLCAECAVVCVLHSTGGGRLVALVCVAADGELLMPCGRCRQVLFEHGGSELLIAHPAGPRRLAELLPDAFGPDDLARGSGEPGDQR is encoded by the coding sequence GTGACTGCTGAAATCGACTGGAAGATGTTGCAGGACAACGCAATTGCAGTCAGCAAGCGGGCCTACGCACCCTATTCGGGTTTTCCGGTCGGGGCCGCGGCGCTGGTCGACGATGGTCGCGTTGTCACCGGATGCAATGTGGAGAATGTCTCATATGGCCTGGGTCTCTGCGCGGAGTGTGCTGTGGTCTGCGTCCTGCATTCAACCGGGGGCGGACGGCTGGTCGCACTCGTCTGCGTGGCCGCCGACGGCGAACTCCTGATGCCGTGCGGGCGGTGCCGTCAGGTGCTCTTCGAGCATGGGGGATCCGAGCTGCTGATCGCCCACCCGGCCGGGCCCAGGCGGCTGGCCGAACTGCTGCCCGACGCGTTCGGGCCCGACGACCTCGCCCGGGGTTCGGGCGAACCAGGAGACCAAAGATAG
- a CDS encoding YdcF family protein: MRRFLVCAVVLAVLVATAFVAGGYVLFSRSQADPLTEADAIVVLGGDTDGRIDYGLRLAREGYAHTVVISDSYPADDVTVRRACASGTPSITVICFVPDPWTTQGEAMFASRLARERGWSRLIVVSWNWHLVRARFIFHQCFDGELTMRPVPRTYDDYGPAQWVSVYAYQYAAFAKAMTLGCRMPPQSQASSALTAEVTASSSSLARARAAAN, translated from the coding sequence GTGCGCCGGTTCCTGGTGTGTGCGGTCGTGCTGGCCGTGCTCGTCGCGACGGCTTTTGTCGCCGGGGGATACGTTCTGTTCAGCCGGTCGCAGGCGGATCCGCTGACCGAAGCGGACGCGATCGTCGTCCTCGGAGGTGACACCGACGGCCGGATCGACTACGGGCTGCGGCTGGCCCGCGAGGGCTATGCCCACACGGTGGTGATCTCGGATTCCTACCCCGCCGACGATGTCACCGTGCGCCGGGCGTGCGCGTCGGGCACACCGTCGATCACGGTGATCTGTTTCGTGCCCGATCCGTGGACCACGCAGGGGGAGGCGATGTTCGCGTCCCGACTCGCCCGTGAGCGGGGCTGGTCGCGGTTGATCGTGGTGTCCTGGAACTGGCATCTGGTGCGGGCGCGCTTCATCTTTCACCAATGCTTCGACGGCGAGTTGACGATGCGGCCCGTTCCCCGCACATACGACGACTACGGCCCTGCGCAATGGGTGTCGGTATACGCCTATCAATACGCGGCATTCGCCAAGGCCATGACCCTTGGATGTCGGATGCCACCGCAGTCTCAAGCGAGCAGTGCGCTCACGGCTGAGGTCACGGCCTCGAGCAGCTCCCTGGCCCGGGCCCGCGCGGCCGCCAACTGA
- a CDS encoding phospho-sugar mutase: MAAGHHARQPVRARVQSADAGGTRPTQTRRRRDHDGTIDVVITFGTAGLRGPMRDGPDGMNLEVVMRASWAVARVLTDRCLAGSTVVVGRDARHNSDDFALATAEVFAAEGFSVVLLPDPLPTPVVAFAVRHLGAAAGVQITASHNPADDNGYKVYFDGGMQIISPTDREIEAAMGRAPEVIGRIAVQPSDIDLVTAYLDRAAAVRYGDAPLRVALTPLHGVGGTVALEVLRRAGLTDVHTVASQFWPDPDFPTVAFPNPEEPGATDALLDLAAEVDADVAIALDPDSDRCAVGIPADGGWRMLSGDETGWLLGDYILARGHIENALVASTVVSSQLLAAIAADHGARHVQTLTGFKWLARADADVPGRTLVYAYEEAIGHCVDPSAVRDKDGISATVLVCDLVADLKAHGRSVPQALDELATRHGVHLTAAVTERVDDATAVMSRLRAAPPTQLAGIEVSVTDLLQRRGQQRTDALICTGDSVRVAIRPSGTEPKIKGYIEIALPASDQLAAARARARELLEAVTSAVSALLA; this comes from the coding sequence CTGGCTGCAGGCCACCATGCGCGACAACCTGTCCGAGCTCGAGTTCAATCTGCTGATGCTGGTGGCACCCGTCCTACGCAAACTCGCCGACGGCGAGACCATGACGGCACAATCGACGTCGTGATCACCTTCGGGACAGCGGGCCTGCGCGGACCCATGCGCGACGGCCCCGATGGGATGAACCTCGAGGTGGTGATGCGGGCCTCGTGGGCAGTGGCCCGGGTGCTCACCGACAGGTGCTTGGCCGGGTCCACCGTGGTGGTCGGCCGCGACGCTCGCCACAACTCCGACGACTTCGCCCTGGCTACCGCGGAAGTTTTTGCCGCAGAAGGGTTTTCGGTAGTCCTACTACCGGATCCGCTGCCCACCCCGGTGGTGGCCTTCGCAGTGCGCCACCTGGGCGCCGCGGCGGGAGTGCAGATCACCGCCTCGCACAATCCCGCCGACGACAACGGCTACAAGGTCTACTTCGACGGCGGGATGCAGATCATCTCCCCCACCGACCGCGAGATCGAGGCCGCCATGGGCCGGGCCCCGGAGGTGATCGGCCGAATAGCGGTGCAGCCCAGCGATATCGATCTCGTCACCGCGTACCTGGATCGCGCCGCCGCAGTGCGCTACGGCGATGCGCCGCTGCGGGTGGCACTGACACCGTTGCACGGTGTCGGCGGCACCGTCGCACTGGAGGTGTTACGCCGGGCGGGGCTCACCGACGTGCACACGGTGGCCTCACAGTTCTGGCCCGACCCGGACTTCCCGACGGTGGCATTCCCGAATCCGGAAGAACCCGGGGCCACCGACGCGCTGCTGGACCTGGCTGCCGAGGTCGACGCGGATGTGGCGATCGCACTGGACCCCGACTCCGATCGGTGCGCGGTGGGCATCCCGGCAGACGGCGGTTGGCGCATGCTCTCCGGTGATGAGACCGGTTGGCTGCTCGGTGATTACATCTTGGCGCGCGGACACATCGAGAATGCGTTGGTGGCCAGCACAGTGGTGTCCTCGCAGCTGCTCGCGGCGATCGCCGCCGACCACGGCGCACGCCACGTCCAGACGCTGACCGGGTTCAAGTGGCTGGCCCGCGCCGACGCCGACGTCCCCGGCCGCACGCTGGTCTACGCCTACGAGGAAGCGATCGGACACTGTGTGGACCCATCGGCGGTGCGGGACAAGGACGGCATCAGTGCGACGGTGCTGGTGTGTGATCTGGTGGCCGACCTCAAAGCACACGGCCGTTCGGTGCCACAGGCCCTCGACGAGCTGGCCACCCGCCACGGTGTGCACCTGACCGCCGCGGTGACCGAACGCGTCGACGACGCCACGGCCGTCATGAGCCGCCTGCGTGCTGCGCCGCCCACCCAGCTGGCCGGCATCGAGGTGTCCGTCACCGACCTGCTTCAGCGCCGTGGCCAGCAGCGCACCGACGCACTGATCTGCACCGGCGACTCGGTACGGGTGGCGATCCGGCCGTCAGGCACCGAGCCGAAGATCAAGGGCTACATCGAGATCGCCCTCCCGGCCTCCGATCAGTTGGCGGCCGCGCGGGCCCGGGCCAGGGAGCTGCTCGAGGCCGTGACCTCAGCCGTGAGCGCACTGCTCGCTTGA
- a CDS encoding TetR/AcrR family transcriptional regulator, with protein sequence MQRSTAAPDTVDPTPPSRPLRRDAAENQERVLAAATAVFGREGREVSMAAIAAEAGVGVGTLYRRYPTRESLLEALTQRSFEMVLAAAERAATSAATAIAALEGFYDDTIAHRSELVLPLHGGPQELAGVSRRLQQKIHDTLAELLTRGRREHTIRDDATAEDIIAFGALLAHTLAPDEWWVRSLHRQKQIYLAGLAPRPTALAGSHVQ encoded by the coding sequence GTGCAGCGATCCACCGCGGCGCCGGACACCGTCGACCCAACGCCGCCGTCACGCCCGCTGCGCCGTGACGCAGCCGAAAACCAGGAGCGGGTGCTGGCCGCTGCCACAGCGGTGTTCGGCCGCGAAGGACGCGAAGTCTCGATGGCCGCAATCGCCGCCGAAGCAGGTGTCGGTGTCGGCACCCTCTACCGCCGCTACCCCACACGGGAGTCGTTGCTCGAGGCGCTGACGCAACGTTCGTTCGAGATGGTCCTCGCCGCAGCTGAACGGGCTGCCACCAGCGCGGCAACCGCGATCGCCGCGCTCGAAGGGTTCTACGACGACACCATCGCGCACCGCAGCGAGCTGGTCCTGCCCCTGCACGGCGGTCCGCAGGAGCTGGCCGGTGTGTCCCGGCGGTTGCAACAGAAGATCCACGACACCCTCGCCGAACTGCTGACGCGCGGCCGCCGCGAGCACACCATCCGCGACGACGCCACCGCCGAGGACATCATCGCCTTCGGTGCACTCCTGGCACACACCTTGGCGCCCGACGAGTGGTGGGTGCGGTCGTTACACCGGCAGAAGCAGATCTACCTGGCCGGTCTGGCACCCCGTCCCACCGCACTGGCGGGTTCCCATGTCCAGTGA
- the satS gene encoding protein export chaperone SatS produces the protein MAAELVPIRLGLTEGDFYTVWAPRWRDAGDEWEALLGKDEDLYGFASVADLVAFVRSGAENDLSDHPAWEQLVEGSAHKLDPSEDRQFDLISVEELLAEKPTEESVQTLARTLAIVSSIGSVCELPAVTKFFNGNPTLTSVNGGIDEFTGKAGLKRWTNIAAIVGRNWDGIIAAIDDIITTPEVDEKLSEKAAAELAEPAPEEPEEVSAADDSELVADDDLAEDGDAAEDHALAVEAGTGVLGDDDDFWGKVGIDPVQMLTSAGTFYTLRCYLDDQPVFLGRNGRISVFTSERALARYLADEHDHDLSDLSTYDDIRTAATDGSLGIEVIKENIYVLAGLADEIAEGPDAIDRDQLALAVELLQDVGDYSEDDTVGKTLTADSELGKFVTYVAEPDSADRPAAPYAKAVEQFEKLERFLESRLRRE, from the coding sequence ATGGCTGCTGAGCTTGTGCCGATCCGCCTCGGGCTGACCGAGGGCGACTTCTACACCGTGTGGGCGCCGCGGTGGCGTGACGCCGGAGACGAATGGGAGGCGTTGCTGGGCAAGGACGAGGACCTCTACGGGTTCGCCAGCGTCGCCGACCTGGTGGCGTTCGTGCGCAGCGGCGCCGAGAACGACCTGTCCGACCATCCGGCCTGGGAGCAGCTGGTGGAGGGCTCGGCGCACAAGCTCGATCCCAGTGAGGACCGCCAGTTCGATCTGATCTCGGTCGAGGAACTGCTCGCCGAGAAGCCCACCGAGGAATCGGTGCAGACGCTGGCGCGCACGCTGGCAATCGTGTCCTCCATCGGGTCGGTCTGCGAGCTGCCGGCGGTCACCAAGTTCTTCAACGGCAACCCCACCCTGACCAGCGTCAACGGCGGTATCGACGAGTTCACCGGTAAAGCTGGGCTCAAGCGGTGGACCAACATCGCCGCGATCGTCGGGCGCAACTGGGACGGCATCATCGCCGCGATCGACGACATCATCACCACTCCCGAGGTCGACGAGAAGCTCTCGGAGAAGGCCGCCGCGGAGCTGGCCGAGCCCGCGCCCGAGGAGCCCGAGGAGGTGTCTGCGGCCGACGACAGCGAGCTCGTCGCCGACGACGATCTCGCCGAGGACGGCGACGCCGCGGAGGACCACGCGCTGGCCGTCGAGGCGGGCACCGGAGTCCTCGGCGACGACGACGACTTCTGGGGCAAGGTCGGCATCGACCCGGTGCAGATGTTGACCAGCGCCGGCACTTTTTACACCCTGCGCTGCTACCTCGACGACCAGCCCGTCTTCCTCGGCCGCAACGGCCGCATCAGCGTGTTCACCTCCGAACGTGCGCTGGCCCGGTACCTGGCGGACGAACACGACCACGACCTGTCAGACCTGAGCACCTACGACGACATCCGTACCGCCGCCACCGACGGTTCGTTGGGCATCGAGGTGATCAAAGAGAACATCTACGTGCTCGCCGGGCTGGCCGACGAAATCGCCGAGGGCCCGGATGCCATCGACCGCGATCAGCTGGCCCTGGCCGTCGAGTTGCTGCAGGACGTCGGGGACTACTCCGAGGACGACACCGTGGGCAAGACGCTGACGGCGGATTCGGAACTGGGCAAGTTCGTCACCTATGTGGCCGAGCCTGACAGCGCCGACCGGCCCGCAGCGCCGTACGCCAAGGCCGTCGAGCAGTTCGAGAAGCTCGAGCGTTTCCTGGAGTCGCGCCTCCGTCGCGAGTGA
- a CDS encoding thymidine phosphorylase has protein sequence MTQFTFDAPTVIRTKRDGGRLTDDAIDWVIDAYTRGTVGDEQMAALLMAIFLRGMDRDEISRWTAAMINSGERLDFSELRRDGRPLALVDKHSTGGVGDKITIPLVALVVACGGAVPQAAGRGLGHTGGTLDKLESIPGFTAEIGKAQVRQQLCEVGAAIFAAGDLAPADRKIYALRDVTATTESLPLIASSVMSKKLAEGADALVLDVKVGAGAFLKKEQESWELARTMVALGAAHGIPTRAVLTDMSCPLGRAVGNAVEVAESLEVLAGGGPDDVVALTVALARDMLELAGVDARDPADALRDGTAMDSFRAIVTAQGGDLRAPLPKATHSETVTAPRGGTMGDIDALAVGMAVWRLGAGRTAPGEKVQAGAGMLIHRRPGEPVAAGDQLFTLYTDTPDRVGPALAELDGAWNVQDRAPESRPLIIDRISS, from the coding sequence GTGACCCAGTTCACGTTCGATGCACCGACGGTCATCCGCACCAAGCGTGACGGCGGGCGCCTGACCGATGACGCGATCGACTGGGTGATCGACGCCTACACCCGCGGGACGGTCGGTGACGAGCAGATGGCGGCGCTGCTGATGGCCATCTTCCTGCGGGGCATGGACCGCGACGAGATCTCCCGGTGGACGGCGGCCATGATCAACTCGGGGGAGCGGCTGGACTTCTCCGAACTTCGTCGCGACGGCAGACCGCTGGCGCTGGTCGACAAACACTCCACCGGTGGGGTGGGCGACAAGATCACGATTCCGCTGGTCGCGCTGGTGGTGGCCTGCGGTGGCGCGGTGCCCCAGGCGGCGGGGCGCGGTCTCGGCCACACCGGCGGCACCCTGGACAAGCTGGAGTCCATCCCCGGCTTCACCGCCGAGATCGGCAAAGCCCAAGTGCGCCAACAGCTGTGTGAGGTCGGCGCGGCGATCTTCGCCGCGGGTGATCTGGCGCCGGCCGATCGCAAGATCTACGCGCTGCGCGACGTCACCGCCACCACCGAGTCGTTGCCGCTGATCGCGAGCTCGGTGATGAGTAAAAAACTCGCCGAGGGTGCCGACGCGCTGGTCCTCGACGTCAAGGTCGGGGCGGGTGCGTTCCTGAAGAAGGAACAGGAGTCCTGGGAGCTGGCGCGCACCATGGTGGCTCTCGGCGCGGCACACGGGATCCCGACGCGGGCGGTGCTCACCGACATGTCCTGCCCGCTGGGCCGCGCGGTGGGCAACGCCGTGGAGGTGGCCGAGTCGCTGGAGGTCCTGGCCGGCGGCGGGCCCGACGACGTGGTGGCGCTGACGGTGGCGCTGGCCCGCGACATGCTCGAACTGGCCGGCGTCGACGCCCGCGACCCGGCCGACGCGCTTCGCGACGGCACCGCGATGGACAGTTTCCGCGCGATCGTCACCGCTCAGGGCGGCGACCTGCGAGCGCCGCTGCCGAAAGCCACCCATTCCGAGACCGTGACCGCCCCCCGAGGCGGCACAATGGGGGATATCGACGCGTTGGCGGTGGGGATGGCAGTGTGGCGGCTCGGGGCGGGCCGCACGGCTCCTGGCGAGAAGGTGCAGGCCGGCGCCGGGATGCTGATCCACCGCAGGCCCGGCGAACCCGTCGCCGCGGGCGATCAGCTCTTCACGCTGTACACCGACACCCCGGACCGCGTGGGACCGGCACTCGCCGAGCTCGACGGCGCCTGGAACGTGCAGGACCGGGCGCCCGAGTCACGTCCCCTCATCATCGATCGGATCAGCTCATGA
- a CDS encoding NmrA family NAD(P)-binding protein, with protein MSSDTVLVIGAAGHAAGHVVSALADRGARVRGFIRDADRRDDVLSRGAAEVAIGDLTESDSVRSALAGVSSAFYIAPAFIADEARIGVSVVDECRRAGVRRLVFSSVIHPGLELINHAAKAPVERALYDSGMEYAVLQPALFFQNFAQSLARAAESGVFAEPWSTETRFSRVDYRDVAEAAALALTGDRLIGGTYELAADGHLNRHDVAALMSQAAGRPITAQRLDPAAMTDLEPAMRAMFDHYDHSGLLSTAVTLSAVLERPPRTLQDYFHELAAEGEPLT; from the coding sequence ATGTCCAGTGACACCGTTCTGGTCATCGGCGCCGCCGGTCACGCTGCCGGCCACGTCGTCTCCGCATTGGCCGACCGCGGCGCCCGGGTACGCGGTTTCATCCGCGACGCCGACCGTCGCGACGACGTGCTGTCGCGCGGCGCGGCAGAGGTGGCCATCGGTGATCTCACCGAATCCGACAGTGTCCGTTCGGCACTCGCGGGTGTGAGCTCGGCCTTCTACATCGCGCCCGCGTTCATCGCCGACGAAGCCCGGATAGGCGTGAGCGTCGTGGACGAGTGCCGGCGAGCGGGGGTGCGACGCCTGGTTTTCTCGTCGGTGATCCATCCCGGCCTGGAGCTGATCAACCATGCGGCCAAAGCCCCGGTCGAGCGGGCGCTCTACGACTCCGGAATGGAGTACGCGGTGTTGCAACCTGCGCTGTTCTTCCAGAACTTCGCGCAGTCCCTCGCCCGCGCCGCCGAGAGCGGCGTGTTCGCCGAGCCGTGGTCCACCGAGACCCGGTTCTCCCGGGTCGACTACCGTGACGTCGCCGAAGCCGCGGCACTCGCCCTCACCGGTGACCGCTTGATCGGCGGCACCTACGAACTCGCCGCCGACGGACATCTGAACCGACATGACGTCGCGGCCCTCATGAGCCAGGCCGCGGGTCGGCCGATCACCGCGCAACGGCTCGATCCGGCGGCGATGACCGACCTCGAGCCCGCCATGCGCGCGATGTTCGACCACTACGACCACTCCGGACTGCTCAGTACCGCGGTGACGCTGAGTGCTGTGCTCGAGCGTCCGCCCCGGACGTTGCAGGACTACTTCCACGAATTGGCAGCAGAAGGAGAACCGTTGACATGA
- the upp gene encoding uracil phosphoribosyltransferase, translating to MDVRVIDHPLAAARLTTLRDERTGNAAFRAALRDLTLMLVYEATREAPREQLTVRTPLVETAGYRLAAPPLLVPVLRAGLGMVDQAHALIPEAKVGFVGVARDEETHQPTPYLESLPEDLSTLPVLVLDPMLATGGSMVHTLELLKARGAVDITVVCVVVAPEGVAALEAAAPEVRLFTATIDEGLNDAAYIVPGLGDAGDRQYGPR from the coding sequence ATGGATGTCCGCGTCATCGACCACCCGCTGGCTGCCGCACGACTGACCACGCTGCGCGACGAGCGCACTGGAAACGCTGCCTTCCGCGCTGCGCTGCGGGACCTGACGCTGATGCTGGTGTACGAGGCCACCCGCGAGGCGCCGCGCGAGCAGCTGACCGTGCGCACGCCGCTGGTCGAGACCGCCGGCTACCGGTTGGCCGCACCGCCGCTACTGGTGCCGGTGCTGCGGGCCGGGCTGGGCATGGTCGACCAGGCGCATGCGCTGATCCCCGAGGCCAAGGTGGGCTTCGTCGGTGTGGCCCGTGACGAGGAGACCCACCAGCCCACGCCGTATCTCGAATCGTTGCCCGAGGACCTGAGCACGTTGCCGGTCCTGGTGCTCGACCCGATGCTGGCCACCGGCGGGTCGATGGTGCACACCCTCGAGCTGCTCAAGGCCCGCGGAGCGGTCGACATCACCGTTGTCTGTGTGGTGGTGGCCCCGGAAGGGGTGGCGGCACTCGAAGCCGCGGCGCCGGAGGTGCGGTTGTTCACCGCGACCATCGACGAGGGTCTCAACGACGCTGCCTACATCGTGCCCGGCCTCGGTGACGCCGGGGACCGCCAGTACGGCCCCCGGTGA